In one window of Solanum pennellii chromosome 2, SPENNV200 DNA:
- the LOC107011634 gene encoding sugar carrier protein C, with amino-acid sequence MAGGGGIGPGNGKEYPGELTLYVTMTCIVAAMGGLIFGYDIGISGGVTSMDTFLNRFFPSVYRKQKADNSTNQYCKFDSQILTMFTSSLYLAALVSSLVASTVTRKLGRRLSMLSGGILFCAGALINGFAQNVAMLIIGRIFLGFGIGFANQSVPLYLSEMAPYKYRGALNIGFQLSITIGILVANVLNYFFAKIHWGWRLSLGGAMVPALIITIGSLFLPETPNSMIERGNHDEAKARLKRIRGIEDVDEEFNDLVIASEASRKIEHPWRNLLQKKYRPHLTMAIMIPFFQQLTGINVIMFYAPVLFKTIGFGTDASLMSAVITGGINVVATMVSIYYVDKLGRRFLFLEGGIQMLFSQIAVAILIAIKFGVNGTPGELPKWYAIVVVIFICVYVAGFAWSWGPLGWLVPSEIFPLEIRSAAQSINVSVNMIFTFAVAQVFLTMLCHLKFGLFLFFAFFVVIMTVFIYFFLPETKNIPIEEMVIVWKEHWFWSKFMTEVDYPGTRNGTGVEMAKGGAGYKIV; translated from the exons ATGGCCGGTGGTGGTGGTATTGGTCCCGGCAACGGGAAAGAATATCCCGGCGAGTTAACTCTTTATGTTACTATGACTTGCATTGTTGCTGCCATGGGTGGTCTCATTTTTGGTTATGATATTGGAATTTCCG GGGGTGTGACATCAATGGACACATTTTTGAATAGATTTTTTCCATCTGTGTATAGAAAGCAAAAAGCAGATAATTCAACGAATCAGTACTGTAAATTTGACAGCCAAATACTGACGATGTTTACATCGTCGTTGTATTTGGCTGCCCTTGTGTCTTCTCTGGTGGCATCTACTGTCACCAGAAAATTAGGAAGGAGACTTTCTATGCTCTCTGGAGGTATACTTTTTTGTGCTGGAGCTTTGATTAATGGATTTGCTCAGAATGTTGCTATGCTCATTATTGGTCGTATTTTTCTTGGTTTTGGTATTGGATTTGCCAATCAG TCTGTTCCACTATACCTATCAGAAATGGCACCATACAAATACAGAGGAGCACTGAACATAGGTTTTCAACTTTCCATCACCATTGGTATACTTGTAGCCAATGTGTTAAACTATTTCTTTGCCAAAATTCATTGGGGATGGAGATTGAGTTTAGGAGGTGCTATGGTACCTGCATTGATCATCACAATAGGTTCATTATTCCTCCCTGAAACCCCTAATTCGATGATCGAACGTGGTAACCACGACGAAGCCAAAGCTAGATTGAAGAGAATCAGGGGAATTGAAGATGTAGATGAAGAGTTCAATGATTTGGTTATTGCTAGTGAAGCTTCTAGGAAAATTGAACATCCCTGGAGGAACTTGTTGCAAAAGAAATATAGACCACATCTTACAATGGCAATTATGATCCCATTTTTCCAACAACTTACTGGAATCAACGTGATTATGTTTTATGCACCTGTGTTGTTTAAAACTATTGGTTTTGGTACTGATGCTTCACTTATGTCTGCTGTGATCACTGGTGGAATCAATGTCGTTGCCACTATGGTTTCGATTTACTATGTTGATAAATTAGGAAGAAGATTCTTGTTTCTTGAAGGTGGAATTCAAATGCTCTTTTCCCAA ATAGCGGTGGCAATTTTGATAGCAATAAAGTTTGGGGTAAATGGAACTCCAGGGGAATTACCAAAATGGTATGCAATAGTGGTTGTGATATTCATTTGTGTATATGTAGCTGGATTTGCTTGGTCATGGGGTCCTCTTGGATGGCTAGTACCTAGTGAAATTTTCCCACTCGAAATTCGATCAGCTGCACAAAGTATCAATGTCTCAGTGAACATGATCTTCACATTTGCAGTAGCACAAGTTTTCTTGACAATGTTGTGTCATTTGAAGTTTGGATTGTTTCTGTTTTTCGCCTTCTTTGTGGTGATTATGACTGTGTTCATATACTTCTTCTTGCCTGAGACGAAAAATATTCCGATAGAAGAGATGGTGATTGTGTGGAAAGAACATTGGTTCTGGTCTAAGTTCATGACTGAAGTTGATTACCCTGGAACTAGGAATGGAACTGGTGTTGAAATGGCTAAAGGGGGTGCTGGTTACAAAATTGTATga